From Nonlabens sp. Ci31, the proteins below share one genomic window:
- a CDS encoding MerR family transcriptional regulator: MIKSKFSIRDLENLSGIKSHTIRIWEKRYDLLEPDRTDTNIRSYNLSSLRKILNVSYLKNAGIKISTIASLTTTEIETQVRKLAIRNNKNDHAVQELKLAMVNFDQFMFQRVYDSVLKEVGFSGVFYDLFIPFLEELGYLWQSKTINIAHEHFISHLIKQKVLINLEKVQYQETTNNDKVYVLFLPENEMHDLGLLFLNYELLKKGCKTVYLGASMVLEALPFFKKQGISPTYITYITVKPTEKELPSFLKKFNRKVAKNDDTELWILGHLAQKIKPKDLSKNQTVFREISEVIRKIPELVEA; this comes from the coding sequence TTGATCAAAAGTAAGTTTAGTATCAGAGATCTTGAAAACCTTAGTGGTATCAAATCTCACACTATCAGGATTTGGGAAAAAAGGTACGACCTTTTGGAGCCGGATAGAACAGATACTAACATCAGATCTTACAACCTTTCTTCTTTACGTAAAATTTTGAATGTCAGTTACTTAAAAAATGCTGGGATAAAAATATCTACTATTGCCAGTTTAACTACAACGGAGATAGAAACACAAGTACGCAAACTAGCCATAAGAAATAATAAAAATGATCACGCTGTTCAAGAATTGAAACTTGCCATGGTCAATTTTGATCAATTTATGTTTCAAAGAGTTTATGATTCTGTTTTAAAAGAAGTTGGCTTTTCGGGTGTTTTTTACGATCTATTTATTCCGTTTTTAGAAGAGTTAGGATACTTATGGCAGTCAAAAACTATAAATATAGCACACGAACATTTTATCAGTCATTTGATCAAACAAAAAGTTTTAATAAATCTGGAAAAGGTTCAGTATCAAGAGACTACAAATAATGATAAGGTTTACGTTTTATTTCTCCCTGAAAATGAGATGCATGACCTTGGACTATTATTTTTAAATTACGAATTACTAAAGAAGGGTTGTAAAACAGTTTACTTAGGCGCAAGTATGGTTTTAGAAGCTCTTCCTTTCTTTAAAAAACAAGGCATCTCCCCGACCTATATCACCTATATCACCGTAAAACCAACAGAAAAGGAACTCCCTTCCTTTTTGAAAAAGTTTAACCGAAAGGTTGCTAAGAATGATGATACAGAATTATGGATTTTAGGGCATCTTGCACAAAAAATTAAACCTAAAGACCTTTCTAAAAATCAAACTGTTTTTAGAGAGATCTCAGAAGTAATAAGAAAAATACCTGAATTAGTTGAAGCATGA
- a CDS encoding transketolase: MADTQHLKDLVTQVRRDIVRQVHAVSSGHPGGSLGCAEFLVTLYNEVMDHNPNFDMDGKNEDLFFLSNGHISPVLYSVLARAGYFPVEELSTFRKLNSRLQGHPTTHEGLPGVRIASGSLGQGMSVAIGAAAVKKLNGDGKTVFTLHGDGELQEGQVWEAAMYAAANKVDNLISTIDVNGQQIDGSTEQVLALGDLRNKFEAFGWNVITVSKGNDIDAVLAGLKEALSSTGKGQPICILLHTEMGNGVDFMMGSHAWHGIAPNDEQLAEALRQNPKTLGDY; encoded by the coding sequence ATGGCTGATACACAGCACTTAAAAGATTTAGTAACGCAAGTACGTCGCGATATTGTTAGACAAGTACACGCCGTAAGTAGTGGACACCCTGGTGGATCGCTAGGTTGTGCTGAATTTCTAGTAACCTTATATAACGAGGTGATGGACCACAATCCTAACTTTGACATGGATGGAAAAAATGAAGATTTATTTTTTCTTTCTAACGGTCATATTTCCCCTGTTCTCTATAGCGTTTTAGCTCGAGCTGGTTATTTTCCAGTAGAAGAATTGAGCACGTTCAGAAAATTAAACTCCAGATTACAAGGACATCCTACTACCCATGAAGGGCTGCCAGGTGTGCGTATCGCGAGTGGTTCTTTGGGCCAAGGAATGAGTGTTGCTATAGGAGCCGCTGCTGTGAAGAAATTAAATGGAGATGGTAAAACAGTCTTCACTTTACACGGTGACGGAGAGCTTCAAGAAGGTCAAGTCTGGGAAGCAGCGATGTATGCAGCCGCAAACAAAGTAGATAACTTGATCTCTACTATTGATGTAAACGGTCAGCAAATAGACGGAAGCACCGAGCAGGTTCTTGCTCTAGGGGATTTAAGAAATAAGTTTGAGGCCTTCGGTTGGAATGTAATTACCGTTTCAAAAGGTAATGATATAGACGCTGTTCTAGCAGGGTTAAAAGAAGCGCTTTCCTCAACTGGCAAAGGGCAACCTATTTGTATTCTTTTACACACAGAAATGGGTAATGGAGTAGACTTTATGATGGGATCTCATGCATGGCACGGTATTGCTCCTAATGACGAGCAACTGGCTGAAGCATTGAGACAAAATCCAAAAACCTTAGGCGACTATTAA
- a CDS encoding phytoene desaturase family protein → MSKVAVIGSGFSSLAAACYLAQSGHEVSIYEKNDTVGGRARRLVKGGFTFDIGPSWYWMPDIFERFFADFNKKPSDYYQLDKLSPAYSVVFEDEKIEIADNLEDIKATFEKVEKGSSKPLQQFMSKAEENYEIAIKNLVYRPGESPLELITPQTAKKVGAFIGNVSKDVRKKFTNPKLISILEFPVLFLGATPQNTPSFYNFMNYADFGLGTWHPKGGMYEVIIAMKKLAEELGVVIKTNSPIDKILVDDKGRVEGIMTGGQKHLYPIVLSGADYHHSETLLPQNYRQYSESYWEKKTFAPSSLIFYVGFDKKLKNIEHHNLFFDTDFTKHANEIYEDPKWPEEPLFYANFTSLTDASTAPEGCENGFFLIPLAPDLEDTLELREKYFNKIIKRFELRTEQNVSEHIIFKESFCVNDFISEYNSYKGNAYGMANTLLQTAFLRPNLRSRKVKNLYFTGQLTVPGPGVPPSLISGKLAAELINKHDQ, encoded by the coding sequence ATGAGTAAAGTAGCCGTAATAGGATCTGGATTTTCTTCATTAGCTGCTGCCTGCTATTTAGCGCAGTCGGGGCATGAAGTGAGTATTTATGAGAAAAATGACACCGTAGGTGGAAGAGCAAGAAGACTTGTGAAAGGTGGTTTCACCTTTGATATAGGTCCATCTTGGTATTGGATGCCTGATATCTTTGAAAGATTTTTTGCAGACTTTAATAAGAAACCATCTGATTATTATCAGTTGGATAAACTCAGTCCGGCATACTCGGTAGTTTTTGAGGATGAAAAAATTGAAATAGCAGATAATCTCGAAGATATCAAAGCTACTTTTGAAAAAGTAGAAAAAGGAAGTTCAAAACCTTTACAGCAATTCATGTCCAAAGCTGAGGAAAACTACGAGATAGCCATTAAAAACCTCGTGTATAGACCTGGTGAATCTCCATTAGAATTGATTACACCTCAGACAGCAAAAAAAGTGGGTGCTTTTATAGGTAATGTCTCTAAGGACGTTAGGAAAAAATTCACTAATCCTAAATTGATCAGTATTCTTGAGTTTCCAGTACTTTTTTTGGGCGCTACTCCTCAAAACACTCCAAGTTTTTATAATTTCATGAATTATGCAGATTTTGGTTTAGGAACATGGCATCCTAAAGGCGGAATGTATGAGGTGATCATCGCGATGAAGAAACTTGCTGAAGAGTTAGGAGTAGTTATCAAAACAAATAGTCCTATTGATAAGATTTTAGTAGATGATAAAGGTCGTGTGGAAGGAATTATGACAGGTGGTCAGAAACATCTTTATCCTATCGTATTATCTGGTGCAGACTACCATCATTCTGAAACTTTACTGCCTCAAAATTACAGACAGTATTCTGAAAGCTACTGGGAAAAGAAAACCTTTGCTCCTAGCTCCTTGATATTCTATGTAGGCTTTGATAAAAAATTAAAAAATATAGAGCATCACAATCTGTTTTTTGATACTGATTTTACAAAACATGCCAATGAAATTTATGAAGATCCGAAGTGGCCTGAAGAGCCCTTGTTCTATGCAAATTTCACCTCATTAACAGATGCATCGACAGCACCAGAAGGTTGTGAAAATGGATTTTTCTTGATTCCTTTAGCACCTGATTTAGAAGATACATTAGAACTACGAGAAAAATACTTTAATAAAATTATTAAAAGATTTGAATTGAGAACAGAGCAAAATGTCTCAGAACATATTATCTTTAAGGAGTCGTTTTGTGTAAATGATTTCATTTCAGAATACAATAGCTATAAAGGAAATGCTTATGGTATGGCAAATACTTTATTGCAAACCGCATTTCTTAGACCAAATTTAAGAAGTCGCAAAGTTAAAAATCTTTATTTTACAGGCCAGTTAACAGTTCCTGGACCAGGAGTACCCCCATCGCTCATCTCTGGAAAACTAGCTGCCGAACTTATTAATAAACACGATCAATAA
- the tgt gene encoding tRNA guanosine(34) transglycosylase Tgt, whose translation MKFDLLQSDSQSQARAGVIHTDHGKIETPIFMPVGTIGTVKGVHQRELEEEVNPDIILGNTYHLYLRPGTDILEKAGGLHKFMNWDRPILTDSGGYQVYSLSSNRKIKEEGVKFKSHIDGSYHTFTPERAMDIQRIIGGDIIMAFDECTPYPCDYNYARRSMHMTHRWLKRCITHFDNTPDLYGHKQTLFPIVQGSTYVDLRQQSAEAIAATDQFGNAIGGLSVGEPAEEMYAMTEVVTAILPKEKPRYLMGVGTPINLLENVALGVDMFDCVMPTRNGRNGMIFTAHGTMNMKNKKWAEDFTPLDAADYAWVDTAYTKAYVRHLFTVNEMLGRQICTIHNLSFYLWLMREARRRIIAGDFRTWKDKMVKQMDNRL comes from the coding sequence ATGAAATTTGATTTACTACAAAGCGATTCACAGAGTCAAGCGAGAGCTGGAGTGATCCATACAGACCACGGAAAAATAGAAACCCCTATTTTTATGCCAGTAGGCACCATAGGTACCGTAAAAGGAGTTCACCAGCGGGAGCTGGAAGAAGAGGTGAATCCAGATATTATATTGGGAAATACCTACCACTTGTACTTGCGACCAGGTACTGATATTTTAGAAAAAGCAGGAGGTCTCCATAAATTTATGAATTGGGACCGACCTATTTTAACCGATTCTGGTGGATACCAAGTTTATTCTTTAAGCTCTAATCGCAAGATTAAGGAAGAAGGTGTGAAGTTCAAGTCACATATAGATGGTTCCTATCATACTTTTACTCCAGAACGTGCGATGGATATACAGCGCATTATAGGTGGTGATATCATCATGGCTTTTGATGAATGTACTCCTTATCCATGTGATTATAATTATGCAAGGCGTAGCATGCACATGACACACAGGTGGTTAAAAAGATGTATCACTCATTTTGATAACACACCAGATCTATACGGCCATAAACAAACGCTTTTTCCTATAGTACAAGGAAGTACTTATGTAGATTTAAGGCAACAAAGTGCCGAGGCGATTGCAGCAACAGACCAGTTTGGTAATGCCATAGGCGGGCTTTCTGTAGGGGAGCCAGCTGAAGAGATGTATGCCATGACTGAAGTAGTAACGGCTATTCTTCCCAAAGAAAAACCTCGTTACTTAATGGGCGTAGGAACTCCTATCAACTTATTAGAAAATGTAGCTCTGGGAGTAGATATGTTTGATTGTGTCATGCCTACGCGTAACGGTCGTAACGGTATGATCTTCACTGCTCATGGTACCATGAACATGAAAAACAAAAAATGGGCAGAAGATTTTACTCCATTAGATGCAGCAGATTATGCTTGGGTAGATACGGCTTATACCAAGGCTTATGTGCGTCATTTATTTACTGTAAATGAAATGTTGGGAAGACAAATTTGTACCATACACAATCTTTCTTTCTATTTGTGGTTAATGAGAGAAGCACGCAGACGTATTATTGCGGGCGATTTTAGAACATGGAAAGATAAAATGGTCAAGCAAATGGATAACAGACTCTAG
- a CDS encoding shikimate kinase translates to MSFKIVLLGYMGSGKTTVGKELAKIISTPFVDLDTEIEKSENKSVSEIFDEHGAIYFRKKEKLVLEEVLRSEKNMILSLGGGTPCYFESMNYLNNLDEVHTVYLDVSIPALVNRLLSEKSKRPVLNGIASEQELLEFIGKHLFERRPYYRQAKQILKVGDETAEELARNIVALLF, encoded by the coding sequence ATGTCGTTTAAAATTGTCTTATTAGGATATATGGGTTCTGGGAAAACCACTGTGGGAAAGGAACTTGCAAAAATTATATCTACTCCATTTGTAGATTTAGATACAGAAATTGAGAAATCGGAAAATAAAAGTGTGTCTGAAATTTTTGACGAGCATGGCGCTATTTATTTTAGAAAAAAAGAAAAATTAGTTCTTGAAGAAGTTTTGAGGTCAGAAAAAAACATGATCCTATCTTTAGGAGGTGGAACTCCTTGTTATTTTGAATCTATGAATTATCTCAATAATCTAGATGAAGTTCATACTGTTTATTTAGATGTTTCTATTCCTGCGTTAGTGAACCGGTTATTATCTGAAAAATCGAAGCGTCCTGTTTTAAATGGCATCGCTTCAGAGCAAGAATTATTAGAATTTATTGGGAAGCATCTGTTTGAAAGACGCCCTTATTACCGTCAAGCAAAACAGATTTTAAAGGTTGGTGATGAAACTGCAGAGGAGTTGGCTAGAAATATAGTAGCACTCTTATTTTAA
- a CDS encoding FKBP-type peptidyl-prolyl cis-trans isomerase, protein MKKIKYLFSFLITGIVLISCGNDDDNRIAIRDRGEVYTEDLVKLQDYLNTHFYNYEEFAANPAGADFKIAFDTIADANANRIPLASQVATKVLNRDGIDYTYYTLNVRQGGGAAQPTFADSTLVSYEGRLLDNTVFDGSANSVWFDLPNVVDGFTAGITELNEAASITPNGDGTFSYTDSGVGAVFMPSGLAYFNRIQSTIPQYSPLIFTYQLRKVKITDHDNDGILSKFEDLDGDQDLRSPGNRDNTDNDRINGGFNYIDADDDGDGVPTIFENPDPNGDGDPSDAEDLDGDGIPGYLDANEVNIDLDNDGIQNRFEQPDPNGNSNPGDARDTDNDGIPDYLDDDDDGDGIPTSQENADPNNNGNPVDALDSDGDGIPDYLDPDS, encoded by the coding sequence ATGAAAAAAATTAAATATTTATTCTCTTTTCTTATTACAGGAATTGTTTTGATTTCCTGCGGGAACGACGATGACAACCGTATTGCAATAAGAGACCGAGGGGAAGTCTACACAGAAGATCTTGTCAAATTACAAGATTATCTCAATACTCACTTTTATAACTATGAAGAGTTTGCCGCAAATCCTGCCGGTGCTGATTTTAAAATAGCATTTGATACTATTGCAGATGCCAATGCTAATAGAATACCTCTTGCAAGTCAAGTGGCTACTAAAGTACTGAATAGAGACGGGATTGATTATACCTACTACACTTTAAATGTGCGTCAAGGTGGTGGAGCTGCACAGCCTACTTTTGCTGATAGTACTCTTGTTTCTTATGAAGGTAGATTGCTAGATAACACTGTTTTTGATGGTTCAGCTAATTCCGTTTGGTTTGATTTACCTAATGTTGTTGATGGTTTTACAGCTGGAATTACAGAGCTCAATGAAGCTGCTAGTATTACGCCTAATGGTGATGGAACTTTTTCTTATACTGATTCTGGGGTAGGAGCTGTTTTTATGCCTTCAGGATTAGCCTACTTTAATCGAATACAAAGTACCATCCCACAGTACTCCCCTTTGATTTTTACTTATCAATTGAGAAAAGTGAAGATTACAGATCACGATAATGATGGTATCCTTTCAAAGTTTGAAGATTTAGACGGTGATCAAGACCTAAGGTCTCCAGGGAATAGAGATAATACAGATAATGATCGCATCAATGGAGGTTTTAATTATATAGATGCTGACGACGATGGTGACGGCGTACCTACGATATTTGAAAATCCAGATCCTAATGGAGATGGCGATCCTAGTGATGCAGAAGATCTGGATGGCGATGGTATTCCCGGGTATTTAGATGCTAATGAGGTGAATATAGATCTTGATAATGACGGTATTCAAAACCGTTTTGAACAACCAGATCCTAATGGCAACAGCAACCCTGGAGACGCTCGTGATACCGATAATGACGGGATACCAGATTATTTAGACGACGATGACGACGGCGATGGGATTCCCACCTCACAAGAAAATGCTGACCCTAACAATAACGGTAACCCAGTAGATGCCCTTGATTCTGATGGAGATGGTATTCCAGATTATTTAGATCCAGATTCATAG
- a CDS encoding transketolase family protein, which translates to MKIYENTGSKDTRSGFGDGLTELGQNNKDVVALCADLTGSLKMNAFADNHPERFFQVGIAEANMMGIAAGMTIGGKIPFTGTFANFSTGRVYDQIRQSIAYSDKNVKICASHSGLTLGEDGATHQILEDIGLMKMLPGMTVINTCDYNQTKAATLAIADYHGPVYLRFGRPKVANFTPENGEFKIGKAVLLQEGTDVTIIATGHLVWEALEAAKALNEKGISAEVINIHTIKPLDEEAIIKSARKTGCVVTAEEHNFLGGLGESVARTLSLNSPTPQEFVATNDTFGESGTPAQLLEKYGLNAENITLKAEKVIKRK; encoded by the coding sequence ATGAAAATTTACGAAAATACAGGAAGTAAAGACACCAGATCCGGATTCGGTGATGGTCTTACAGAACTAGGACAAAACAATAAAGATGTAGTAGCGCTTTGTGCAGATCTTACTGGATCGCTCAAGATGAACGCTTTTGCAGATAACCACCCAGAACGTTTCTTTCAAGTAGGAATAGCAGAGGCAAACATGATGGGAATAGCTGCCGGTATGACTATAGGCGGTAAAATTCCATTTACGGGAACATTTGCTAACTTCTCTACAGGTCGTGTATACGATCAGATCAGACAGAGCATTGCTTATTCTGATAAAAATGTAAAAATTTGTGCATCTCACTCAGGATTAACACTTGGAGAAGACGGGGCAACTCATCAAATTCTTGAAGATATTGGATTGATGAAAATGCTTCCAGGAATGACAGTAATTAATACCTGTGATTACAATCAGACCAAAGCAGCAACACTTGCTATAGCTGATTACCATGGTCCTGTTTACTTAAGATTTGGACGTCCTAAAGTAGCTAACTTCACTCCAGAAAATGGCGAGTTTAAAATAGGAAAAGCAGTACTGCTTCAAGAAGGAACTGATGTAACTATTATTGCTACTGGACACTTGGTCTGGGAAGCACTAGAAGCTGCTAAAGCTCTAAATGAAAAAGGAATCAGTGCTGAAGTAATTAACATTCACACGATCAAACCTCTTGATGAAGAAGCTATTATCAAATCTGCTAGAAAAACAGGTTGCGTGGTAACTGCTGAAGAACATAACTTCTTAGGTGGATTAGGTGAAAGCGTTGCCAGAACTTTATCTCTTAACAGTCCTACACCACAAGAATTTGTAGCGACTAATGACACTTTTGGTGAAAGTGGAACACCTGCACAATTACTTGAAAAATACGGTCTGAATGCAGAAAACATCACACTAAAAGCTGAAAAAGTAATTAAAAGAAAATAG
- a CDS encoding RNA-binding S4 domain-containing protein encodes MRVDKFLWSVRYYKTRSKATDAAKKGRVRIDNSIVKPSRDVFPGDIIELRKDQIDYKVEVLDLPDGRVGNKIVDLYRMDRTPKENFDAKKLIALNQDYYRERGEGRPTKKDRRDLTGLLNQDEEE; translated from the coding sequence ATGCGAGTAGATAAATTTTTATGGAGTGTGCGCTACTACAAAACTAGAAGTAAAGCGACTGATGCCGCAAAAAAAGGTCGTGTACGTATAGATAATTCTATCGTTAAACCTTCCAGGGATGTATTTCCTGGTGACATCATTGAATTGCGCAAGGATCAGATCGATTATAAAGTGGAGGTTCTTGATTTACCAGACGGTCGTGTAGGTAACAAAATTGTTGATCTATACCGGATGGATCGAACTCCTAAGGAAAATTTTGACGCAAAAAAACTCATTGCGCTTAATCAAGACTATTACAGAGAAAGAGGAGAAGGAAGACCTACAAAAAAAGATCGTCGTGATTTAACTGGACTGCTTAATCAGGATGAAGAAGAATGA
- a CDS encoding DMT family transporter produces the protein MPDDKLLNYLHLHFIVFIWGFTAVLGALISIDSIPLVWWRMSIAVVLIFIYMKWKKIPFQFVGKGSLSRKRIIGFLIAGIVIALHWVTFFGAIKESNVSVTLAMVSMGAFFTALLEPLFTSKKFVWYELVFGVVIIGALYYIFQFETEYVTGMILGLISALLSAIFSILNVKWAKEHPPSLISFYELLSGVILLSLFFVFLPVDFVRPSELTQMDWLWLGILASVCTAYAFIASVKVMKFLSAYTVMLTINLEPVYGIFLAFLILGESEEMTPEFYIGALVIIVVIISNGILKTRLAKK, from the coding sequence ATGCCAGACGATAAACTCCTTAATTACCTGCACCTACATTTTATAGTATTCATCTGGGGTTTTACCGCAGTACTAGGTGCACTAATCAGTATAGATTCTATTCCGCTGGTTTGGTGGCGCATGAGCATCGCTGTTGTGCTCATCTTTATCTATATGAAATGGAAGAAAATTCCGTTTCAATTTGTTGGTAAAGGTTCGCTTTCGCGAAAGCGGATCATAGGATTCTTAATCGCAGGAATCGTTATTGCCTTGCATTGGGTGACGTTCTTTGGGGCAATTAAAGAATCGAACGTTTCTGTAACTCTTGCTATGGTAAGTATGGGAGCTTTTTTTACCGCCTTACTAGAGCCCTTGTTTACTTCCAAAAAGTTTGTTTGGTACGAACTTGTTTTTGGAGTGGTGATCATTGGAGCACTATATTATATCTTTCAGTTTGAAACAGAATATGTGACCGGAATGATTTTAGGACTGATTAGCGCTTTATTAAGTGCGATTTTTTCAATTCTGAATGTAAAATGGGCAAAGGAGCATCCGCCATCATTGATTTCTTTTTATGAGTTATTAAGTGGTGTGATCTTGCTGTCCTTATTTTTTGTATTTCTTCCTGTGGATTTTGTACGGCCATCAGAGCTCACTCAAATGGACTGGTTGTGGTTGGGTATTCTCGCATCTGTATGTACTGCTTATGCCTTTATTGCTAGTGTAAAAGTGATGAAATTTTTAAGTGCTTATACGGTCATGTTGACCATAAATCTAGAACCAGTATACGGTATTTTTCTTGCGTTTCTAATTCTAGGCGAATCGGAAGAAATGACTCCTGAATTTTATATAGGAGCGCTGGTTATTATAGTCGTTATTATTTCTAATGGTATTTTGAAAACGCGTCTGGCTAAGAAGTAG
- a CDS encoding methyltransferase domain-containing protein has protein sequence MKHDQNYWQERYVEHTTGWDLGQASKPLKSIVDKIEDKELRILIPGAGNAYEAEYLIKNGFSNVTVLDIAWKPLLQLKERLKNTEDIAIIQGDFLKHKGNYDLILEQTFFCALESRFRESYINKCHELLKKNGCIEGVLFDFDSKTKEPPYPATKKEYLNLFQKKFEIINLDRCLISEEARQGKELIIKMKKND, from the coding sequence ATGAAACACGATCAGAATTACTGGCAAGAAAGATATGTAGAACATACTACAGGTTGGGATTTAGGACAGGCTTCTAAACCTCTTAAAAGTATCGTGGATAAAATTGAAGACAAAGAATTGCGTATTTTAATCCCTGGCGCAGGTAATGCTTATGAAGCAGAGTACTTGATTAAAAATGGCTTTAGTAATGTCACCGTTTTAGACATCGCATGGAAGCCCTTATTGCAATTAAAAGAAAGATTAAAGAATACAGAAGATATAGCTATTATTCAAGGTGATTTTTTAAAACATAAGGGTAATTATGATCTTATTTTAGAACAGACGTTTTTTTGCGCTTTAGAATCTCGCTTTCGCGAAAGCTACATCAACAAGTGCCATGAATTACTAAAAAAAAATGGATGTATAGAAGGGGTGCTATTTGACTTTGACTCCAAAACAAAAGAACCTCCCTATCCGGCAACTAAAAAAGAATATCTTAACCTTTTTCAAAAAAAGTTTGAGATCATAAATTTAGATAGGTGTCTAATTTCTGAAGAAGCTAGACAGGGAAAAGAACTTATTATAAAGATGAAAAAAAATGACTGA
- a CDS encoding phosphoribosyltransferase family protein, which translates to MTENQILDHNQVQHKIRRIAYQIAEVYLKDDRIILAGIANGGYTFAKELKKALSHIIATEIVLCKVIVNKTNPLEPVKTNLKPEEYTNCGVILCDDVLNSGTTLIYAVKHFLDVPLDRLKTAVLVNRNHKKYPVKADFKGTSLSTTMEEHIEVQLEQKPYSVVLK; encoded by the coding sequence ATGACTGAAAATCAAATTCTCGATCACAATCAAGTACAGCATAAAATACGAAGAATCGCATATCAAATTGCTGAAGTTTATTTAAAAGACGACCGTATCATACTCGCTGGTATAGCAAATGGAGGGTATACCTTTGCCAAAGAATTAAAAAAAGCCCTGTCTCACATCATTGCTACTGAAATCGTGCTGTGTAAAGTCATCGTTAATAAAACAAACCCATTAGAGCCTGTAAAAACAAATCTCAAACCAGAGGAATACACAAACTGTGGTGTGATCCTTTGTGATGACGTATTGAATAGTGGCACCACATTGATTTATGCCGTAAAGCACTTTTTAGACGTTCCTTTAGACCGATTAAAAACCGCTGTATTAGTCAACAGAAATCATAAAAAATATCCAGTTAAGGCAGATTTTAAAGGGACTTCTCTGTCAACCACTATGGAAGAGCACATAGAGGTGCAATTAGAACAGAAACCCTATAGTGTGGTTTTAAAATAA
- a CDS encoding LptF/LptG family permease gives MLSILDKYILKRYLGAFALLLVLFLPIMVTVHIAEKIGKIIGNDVPIGEVILYLLDFTIYFSNFLFPLFLFISTMFFTSKLAMNTEVIAFLSSGVSFNRFLRPYIIGATIVCVIALILSAVFVPNASSGFNEFQNKYFNRGGDKKTTNVFRQINDNDYIYVSNYQPSSQIGFDFTLEHFEGNELKYKIYANRIKFEDSTYVLSGYKKRTILEDGEKIEREQKKDTLFSFDIDELTPSDYIAETLQFSELNDFIELEEKRGNADMNIYYVEKYKRTSIPVSAFIFTLIAVAVSSVKKRGGMGLNLAIGIVIAMTYVFLDKVFGTIAEKSTFNPWIAVWFPNIFFAVVAFFLIRNARR, from the coding sequence GTGCTAAGCATATTAGATAAATACATATTAAAAAGATACCTAGGGGCGTTTGCGCTGCTGTTAGTGCTGTTTTTACCTATTATGGTAACAGTACACATTGCCGAGAAAATAGGTAAAATTATAGGCAATGATGTGCCCATAGGTGAAGTAATCCTGTATTTGCTAGACTTTACTATTTATTTCTCAAATTTCTTGTTTCCACTGTTTTTGTTTATCTCTACGATGTTTTTCACGTCAAAACTGGCGATGAATACGGAGGTAATTGCCTTCTTAAGTTCTGGGGTTTCCTTTAACCGGTTTTTGCGTCCTTATATCATAGGAGCTACTATCGTTTGTGTCATTGCATTGATTCTTAGTGCGGTGTTTGTACCAAATGCTTCTTCAGGTTTTAACGAATTTCAAAACAAATACTTTAACCGTGGTGGTGATAAAAAGACCACTAATGTTTTTAGACAAATCAACGATAACGACTACATTTATGTAAGCAATTACCAGCCGTCTTCCCAAATAGGTTTTGATTTTACCTTAGAACATTTTGAAGGAAATGAGTTGAAATATAAGATTTATGCCAACCGCATCAAATTTGAAGATTCGACTTATGTATTAAGTGGTTACAAAAAAAGAACGATTCTTGAAGACGGAGAAAAAATAGAACGAGAACAGAAAAAAGACACCCTGTTTTCCTTTGATATTGATGAGCTTACACCATCAGATTACATTGCAGAAACCCTTCAATTTTCTGAATTAAACGACTTTATCGAGTTAGAAGAAAAACGCGGTAATGCCGATATGAATATCTATTACGTGGAAAAGTACAAGCGTACTTCCATCCCTGTGAGCGCTTTTATTTTCACTCTTATTGCCGTCGCTGTTTCCTCTGTTAAAAAGCGTGGAGGTATGGGGTTGAATCTCGCTATAGGAATCGTGATCGCGATGACTTATGTGTTTTTAGATAAAGTCTTTGGTACGATTGCTGAGAAAAGCACTTTTAATCCATGGATTGCCGTGTGGTTTCCCAATATATTCTTTGCTGTAGTGGCATTTTTCCTGATTAGAAATGCCAGACGATAA